One segment of Primulina tabacum isolate GXHZ01 chromosome 6, ASM2559414v2, whole genome shotgun sequence DNA contains the following:
- the LOC142549329 gene encoding protein HEADING DATE REPRESSOR 1-like: MEDQRNMMCLSGFFPVSSTPVYWKSRKRSAMGVKSSDDRLDALNVDQSIEIGKPQESSPLDKDHQEPIDLSSLSEKRKALFEPLDPMLNTYGKRPSAESILPPPDFESASYPKGWLIGKKRKLVNVDVVESMRRIAVQEMNRKDREIGGLNEQLEEDARCLEHLQLQLLDERSKRAEVERQNAMLQNQITLLMDMFQENDFIDLDERDDGV, translated from the exons ATGGAAGACCAGAGGAATATGATGTGCTTGAGTGGATTCTTTCCTGTTTCCTCGACTCCTGTTTACTGGAAATCCAGGAAAAGATCAG CAATGGGCGTCAAGAGCTCAGACGACAGATTGGATGCTTTGAACGTGGATCAATCTATCGAGATCGGCAAACCACAAGAATCATCTCCATTGGACAAGGATCATCAAGAGCCGATTGATTTATCTTCCCTTTCTGAGAAACGGAAGGCCTTGTTTGAACCTTTGGATCCGATGTTGAACACCTACGGCAAACGTCCTTCGGCAGAATCAATAC tcccACCTCCGGATTTCGAATCTGCTAGCTATCCAAAGGGTTGGCTGATCGGGAAAAAACGGAAGCTTGTCAATGTTGATGTTGTCGAAAGTATGCGGAGGATTGCGGTGCAGGAAATGAACCGAAAG GATAGAGAGATCGGCGGACTTAACGAGCAATTAGAAGAGGATGCTCGATGCCTAGAGCACCTTCAACTGCAGCTGCTGGACGAACGGAGTAAGCGTGCTGAAGTTGAAAGGCAGAACGCCATGTTGCAGAACCAGATTACTCTGCTAATGGACATGTTCCAGGAAAATGATTTCATTGATTTGGATGAACGGGATGATGGGGTGTAA